The Oscillospiraceae bacterium genome contains a region encoding:
- a CDS encoding MFS transporter encodes MKQTSNRKFHYAFLVVIVYAIALPAVFLFSNAFGLYMVPITEELGISHGAYSLTQSFNEIVSGVLYFLYVRIERRFKIRYIITAGAFAGALAALLYAVSGNLPMIFLASAVSGFIWPLFSQVSVGNIVNNWFARKGATIISAMFTFSNLCAFFTSKMVASWIESSGWRTAMLYTMWLILAVTVLVFLVIRDHPSAKNLTPWGVEHKEGETEAKPDPATLPGARFKTSLRSPKLYCAYLWTFITGLIVYPVVYAVPAHLSKVGFDTVFSGDVVGLFSIGSVVFLLPLGWAMDRWGVRVGTTLCVGGYLLAIASLLVITPERSFLGPVIGLAMGVGIILFTVLPVFMRDVFGFKEYSKFMSYSVVFRTIGSTLGFPLLNFTYDKVGSYNTVFAIFGGLSVILLILGVVATSKKHPLWVETRPGFQGYVEPAKAS; translated from the coding sequence ATGAAACAAACTTCAAACCGGAAATTCCACTATGCGTTTTTAGTGGTCATCGTGTACGCCATCGCGCTGCCAGCTGTGTTCCTGTTCAGCAACGCGTTCGGTCTTTATATGGTGCCCATCACCGAGGAACTGGGCATCTCCCACGGCGCTTATTCCCTCACGCAGTCCTTTAACGAGATCGTGTCCGGCGTGTTATACTTTTTGTATGTCCGCATCGAGCGCAGGTTTAAGATCCGCTACATCATCACCGCCGGCGCGTTTGCCGGCGCCCTGGCGGCGCTGCTCTACGCCGTTTCCGGCAATCTGCCCATGATCTTTCTGGCGTCGGCGGTTTCCGGGTTTATCTGGCCGCTGTTCAGCCAGGTCAGCGTGGGCAACATTGTCAACAACTGGTTCGCCCGCAAAGGCGCCACCATCATCAGCGCCATGTTCACCTTCAGCAACCTCTGCGCCTTCTTTACCTCCAAGATGGTCGCCTCCTGGATCGAGAGCTCCGGCTGGCGCACGGCAATGCTCTATACCATGTGGCTGATCCTGGCCGTGACCGTGCTGGTGTTCCTGGTCATCCGGGATCACCCGTCCGCAAAGAATCTTACCCCCTGGGGGGTGGAGCACAAGGAGGGCGAAACCGAAGCAAAGCCGGACCCCGCCACCCTGCCCGGCGCACGGTTCAAAACCTCGCTGCGCTCGCCCAAGCTGTATTGCGCGTACCTCTGGACCTTTATCACCGGCCTGATCGTGTACCCGGTGGTGTACGCCGTACCGGCGCACCTGAGCAAGGTCGGCTTCGACACGGTGTTCTCGGGCGATGTGGTGGGCCTGTTCAGCATTGGGTCCGTGGTGTTTTTGCTGCCGCTGGGCTGGGCAATGGATCGCTGGGGCGTGCGGGTCGGCACAACGCTGTGCGTGGGCGGCTACCTGCTTGCCATCGCCTCTCTGCTGGTCATCACACCGGAACGCAGCTTCCTGGGCCCTGTGATCGGCCTGGCAATGGGCGTGGGCATCATTCTGTTCACGGTGCTGCCGGTGTTCATGCGTGACGTATTCGGCTTTAAAGAATACTCCAAATTCATGAGCTATTCCGTTGTTTTCCGCACCATCGGCAGTACCCTGGGCTTCCCGCTGCTCAACTTTACCTACGACAAGGTGGGCTCCTACAATACCGTGTTCGCCATTTTCGGCGGTCTGTCGGTCATCCTGCTCATCCTGGGCGTGGTGGCCACCAGCAAAAAGCACCCGCTGTGGGTGGAAACCCGCCCCGGCTTCCAGGGCTATGTGGAGCCCGCCAAGGCTTCCTGA
- a CDS encoding 2-methylcitrate dehydratase gives MKEYTRILGQYAAQLNYEDLPADAVEQAKKIILHTIGVSIASTKMSPTANAAALAASRGSCAQATLWGAPSVRVAAADAVYANGAASDVLDWEDCTWTGHASAGAIPASFAYGEQTHAAGRDVITAIVAAYEVYQRIAMAVQPEFDSYLAQGRGWGLVNWQVFASAVAAGKLLGLDAAQMAACISLAAYQAPTLMGKDGDGDIYHYAHGIAGRSGAESAEITKQGFEYYYDGLEGDTGYWLYVSNKCDWDWLDKDLGKTFYINETLLKHWPANVWVQAPLDGLHNICTREKLTLADIEKVRVSPIIDIISAENPLPMGLIQAEYSLPHCFACYLSGKKPSEDWYSLESRSSKELCELSGIVEYFGPQANRLHMFEVFWQGTFPETTVEVACKDGRTFRETLRCPKGHPRNNFTLREEQEFFVARAADFIGRENAEAFAAGVAHLEACTDLNELTALLSGR, from the coding sequence ATGAAAGAATACACCAGGATCTTGGGCCAATACGCGGCGCAGCTGAACTACGAGGACCTGCCCGCCGACGCCGTGGAACAGGCCAAAAAAATCATTCTGCACACCATCGGCGTGAGCATCGCCAGCACCAAAATGAGCCCCACGGCCAACGCCGCCGCGCTGGCCGCCAGCCGGGGCAGCTGTGCCCAGGCCACCCTTTGGGGGGCGCCGAGCGTGCGTGTGGCCGCTGCGGACGCGGTGTACGCCAACGGCGCCGCGTCGGACGTGCTGGACTGGGAAGACTGCACCTGGACCGGTCACGCCTCGGCCGGCGCGATCCCCGCATCCTTTGCCTACGGCGAGCAGACCCACGCGGCAGGCCGGGATGTGATCACGGCGATCGTGGCCGCCTACGAGGTATACCAGCGCATCGCCATGGCAGTGCAGCCGGAATTCGACAGCTACCTGGCCCAGGGCCGGGGCTGGGGGCTGGTCAACTGGCAGGTGTTCGCCTCGGCGGTGGCGGCGGGCAAGCTCTTGGGGCTCGACGCCGCGCAGATGGCGGCCTGCATCTCGCTGGCCGCATATCAGGCGCCCACCCTCATGGGAAAGGACGGCGACGGCGACATTTACCACTACGCCCACGGCATCGCGGGCAGAAGCGGCGCCGAGAGCGCCGAGATCACAAAACAGGGCTTCGAGTATTATTACGACGGCCTGGAGGGCGACACCGGCTACTGGCTGTACGTCTCCAACAAGTGCGATTGGGATTGGCTGGACAAGGATCTTGGCAAGACCTTCTACATCAACGAAACCCTGCTCAAGCACTGGCCTGCCAACGTATGGGTGCAGGCCCCTCTGGACGGCCTGCACAACATCTGCACCCGGGAAAAACTCACCCTGGCCGACATTGAAAAGGTCCGGGTTTCCCCCATCATCGACATCATCAGCGCCGAAAACCCGCTGCCCATGGGCCTCATCCAGGCGGAATACAGCCTGCCCCACTGCTTCGCCTGCTACCTGAGCGGCAAAAAGCCCTCGGAAGATTGGTACAGCCTCGAGAGCCGCTCCAGCAAAGAGCTGTGCGAACTGTCCGGGATTGTGGAGTATTTTGGCCCGCAGGCCAACCGCCTGCACATGTTCGAGGTGTTCTGGCAGGGCACCTTCCCCGAAACCACCGTGGAGGTGGCCTGCAAGGATGGGCGCACCTTCCGCGAAACCCTGCGCTGCCCCAAGGGCCACCCCCGCAACAACTTCACGCTGCGGGAAGAACAGGAATTCTTCGTGGCGCGCGCCGCCGATTTCATCGGCCGGGAAAACGCCGAAGCGTTTGCCGCGGGCGTGGCCCATCTGGAAGCCTGTACCGACCTGAACGAGCTCACCGCGCTGCTGTCCGGCCGGTAA